The following proteins are encoded in a genomic region of Haloarcula marina:
- a CDS encoding PQQ-binding-like beta-propeller repeat protein yields MVEHSGVAVFVLAVAVLLVTAPLAAGTGAAGWSSFAGDDQNTGTAAGLGTLGETTVSWQDSPGGDVVGSAVIHKGEAIVASGSTVVANSLDDGTRQWSADAGGQVYGSLAVAHGVVFATTADGVTAFDATDGSQRWTRSLSGDVFGSPTTHEGTIYLGSNDGTLYALTTESGATRWTYDAGTALSTGAPAVSDGRVYVGDRSGTLHAVAAGSGTGDWTRSVADEKLSSPVVADGAVYVGAADGTVAAVDAGESTGERWGRTLGDAVLYPPVVTGDEVYAATAAGDVVALDDSSGGATTWTAEVPATGVTGVSLALHGDTLVAATDAGSVHGIDTDGTVAWSTEVGGTAVSPPALASGTVVVGTDDGGVYALTGRTSAAETGTGTATTTETATAAATATVTATATETTTATATATATPSEDTGDSSDDSGSSNTDSDDVGGDAGGGGGFVPAGDTAASTPAATETPTTTATQTPTPAVTPTAVPTTAATEAVTTVTETATATPTATVVRTVATTQSAESTTVEPTARETTTPTPAPPTTAADGPGFTVGAALLAVLLSLAFAGRR; encoded by the coding sequence ATGGTCGAGCACAGCGGAGTCGCGGTCTTCGTCCTCGCCGTCGCGGTCCTCCTCGTCACCGCGCCGCTGGCCGCCGGGACCGGTGCCGCCGGATGGAGCAGTTTCGCGGGCGACGACCAGAACACCGGCACGGCCGCCGGACTGGGAACGCTCGGGGAGACGACCGTCAGCTGGCAGGACTCGCCCGGCGGCGACGTGGTCGGGAGCGCCGTGATACACAAGGGAGAGGCCATCGTCGCCAGCGGGTCCACCGTCGTCGCCAACTCCCTTGACGACGGGACCCGGCAGTGGTCCGCCGACGCGGGCGGGCAGGTGTACGGGTCGCTCGCAGTCGCCCACGGCGTCGTGTTCGCCACGACGGCGGACGGCGTGACGGCGTTCGACGCGACCGACGGGAGCCAGCGGTGGACCCGCTCGCTGTCCGGCGACGTGTTCGGCTCGCCGACTACTCACGAAGGCACCATTTATCTCGGGAGCAACGACGGGACGCTGTACGCCCTGACCACCGAGAGCGGGGCGACGCGGTGGACCTACGACGCCGGGACGGCCCTCTCGACGGGCGCGCCCGCCGTCTCCGACGGCCGCGTCTACGTGGGCGACCGTTCGGGAACGCTCCACGCCGTCGCGGCAGGTAGCGGGACCGGCGACTGGACGCGGTCGGTCGCGGACGAGAAACTCTCCTCGCCCGTTGTCGCCGACGGCGCGGTGTACGTCGGGGCCGCCGACGGCACGGTAGCCGCCGTCGACGCTGGCGAGTCGACCGGCGAGCGGTGGGGGCGGACGCTCGGCGACGCGGTGCTGTACCCGCCGGTCGTGACCGGGGACGAGGTGTACGCCGCGACGGCCGCCGGTGACGTGGTCGCACTCGACGATTCGTCTGGCGGCGCGACGACGTGGACCGCCGAAGTGCCCGCGACGGGCGTCACCGGCGTCTCGCTGGCGCTCCACGGGGACACCCTCGTCGCCGCGACGGACGCCGGTTCGGTCCACGGTATCGACACCGACGGCACCGTCGCGTGGAGTACGGAAGTCGGTGGAACTGCCGTGTCCCCGCCTGCGCTCGCGTCGGGAACCGTCGTCGTCGGGACCGACGACGGCGGCGTGTACGCCCTCACCGGGCGCACGTCCGCGGCGGAGACGGGGACCGGAACGGCGACGACGACAGAGACCGCGACAGCGGCGGCAACCGCGACGGTCACGGCAACCGCGACGGAGACGACGACTGCGACGGCCACCGCAACCGCGACCCCAAGTGAGGATACCGGTGACAGTAGCGACGATAGCGGCAGTAGTAACACCGATAGCGACGACGTTGGTGGCGACGCCGGGGGAGGCGGTGGCTTCGTACCCGCAGGGGACACTGCTGCGTCGACGCCGGCGGCGACCGAGACACCGACGACGACAGCCACGCAGACGCCGACTCCGGCCGTGACGCCGACGGCAGTTCCGACGACAGCGGCGACCGAAGCGGTCACTACGGTGACGGAGACGGCCACGGCGACGCCGACGGCCACCGTCGTCCGGACCGTCGCCACGACGCAGTCGGCCGAATCAACCACCGTGGAACCCACCGCACGCGAGACGACGACGCCCACTCCGGCACCGCCGACCACCGCCGCCGACGGTCCCGGATTCACCGTCGGCGCGGCACTGCTCGCCGTTCTCCTGAGTCTCGCATTCGCCGGGCGGCGTTAG
- a CDS encoding CDP-2,3-bis-(O-geranylgeranyl)-sn-glycerol synthase produces MDVFGVLVTAIWVMLPAYVPNNAAVLAGGGRPIDGGRTMGGRRVLGDGKTWRGTLAGTLAGTAVAVGLSAVAGVASGVVGRPLSEFPLLAGVGLAFGAMLGDIGASFLKRRSGRERGAAFPGLDQLDFVVGALACAFVLAPAWFVQTFTLPVLVAILVVTPLLHVVTNVVAYVAGLKNEPW; encoded by the coding sequence ATGGACGTATTTGGGGTCCTCGTGACGGCTATCTGGGTGATGCTACCTGCGTACGTGCCCAACAACGCGGCCGTACTGGCTGGCGGCGGTCGACCGATAGACGGCGGCCGGACGATGGGCGGGCGTCGCGTCCTCGGCGACGGCAAGACGTGGCGCGGGACGCTCGCCGGGACGCTCGCCGGGACGGCCGTGGCGGTGGGCCTGTCGGCCGTCGCTGGCGTCGCGAGCGGCGTCGTCGGCCGTCCGCTTTCCGAGTTTCCGCTGTTGGCGGGGGTCGGACTGGCGTTCGGGGCGATGCTCGGTGACATCGGCGCGTCGTTCCTCAAGCGACGGAGCGGCCGCGAACGCGGCGCGGCCTTCCCCGGCCTCGACCAACTGGACTTCGTCGTCGGGGCGCTGGCCTGCGCGTTCGTCCTCGCGCCGGCGTGGTTCGTGCAGACGTTCACGCTTCCGGTGCTGGTCGCGATTCTAGTCGTCACGCCACTGTTACACGTCGTGACGAACGTCGTCGCCTACGTCGCGGGCCTGAAGAACGAACCGTGGTGA
- a CDS encoding proline dehydrogenase family protein translates to MLPPVASRFVAGESAATVLEHARQCNEDGIGVICNRLGEHYHDRAPADADAAAYERLAADIGASDLRACLSVKPSQLGLLVDEDVFRENLARVVAAGADHGVFVWMDMEDHTTTDPTLDAFEHHARERGGGVGLCLQANLRRTADDLRRLADCPGKVRLVKGAYDPPNDIAYPTQSRVNEAYRADLEYVFREYDGGIAVGSHDPEMLTLAADLHTKYGTPYEVQMLMGVRETAQRDLASVCDVWQYAPYGSSWPAYFWRRVLERKENALFALRALASG, encoded by the coding sequence ATGTTGCCGCCAGTCGCCAGTCGGTTCGTCGCCGGTGAGTCAGCCGCGACGGTCCTCGAACACGCCCGACAGTGCAACGAGGACGGTATCGGCGTCATCTGCAACCGACTCGGCGAACACTACCACGACCGCGCCCCCGCCGACGCCGACGCGGCGGCCTACGAGCGACTCGCCGCCGACATCGGCGCGAGCGACCTTCGCGCGTGTCTCTCGGTCAAACCCTCCCAGTTGGGCCTCCTCGTCGACGAGGACGTGTTTCGCGAGAACCTCGCGCGGGTGGTCGCGGCCGGGGCCGACCACGGCGTCTTCGTCTGGATGGATATGGAGGACCACACGACGACGGACCCGACGCTGGACGCGTTCGAGCACCACGCCCGCGAACGGGGTGGCGGCGTCGGCCTCTGTCTGCAGGCGAACCTCCGTCGAACGGCCGACGACCTGCGACGACTGGCCGACTGCCCCGGTAAGGTCCGACTCGTCAAGGGAGCGTACGACCCGCCGAACGACATCGCGTACCCCACCCAGTCGCGGGTGAACGAGGCGTACCGCGCCGACCTCGAATACGTGTTCCGCGAGTACGACGGCGGCATCGCCGTCGGCAGCCACGACCCCGAGATGCTGACGCTGGCGGCCGACCTCCACACGAAGTACGGGACGCCCTACGAGGTCCAGATGCTCATGGGCGTGCGCGAGACTGCCCAGCGCGACCTCGCGAGCGTCTGCGACGTGTGGCAGTACGCGCCCTACGGGTCGTCGTGGCCAGCCTACTTCTGGCGACGGGTCCTCGAACGGAAGGAGAACGCCCTGTTCGCGCTTCGGGCGCTCGCCAGCGGGTGA
- a CDS encoding DUF502 domain-containing protein, which translates to MASSSSWKRDFASGLIILLPFIVTLYVIVYLYGILASAAFFIPAIDSELLMTLGVPAEFATARTVEFARVFIALILFILIVFSVGYLMRTAFGDFVERTLDDAMNQVPGLRVVYNASKMAVETAVSGTEELQKPVKLEVWDGLRMTAFKTGQTTDDGREVLFLPTAPNITTGYVIEVKPDDYEETDERVEEALTRILSAGFGDNNKGEQPIPIGGDED; encoded by the coding sequence ATGGCCTCGTCCTCGTCGTGGAAGCGGGACTTCGCGAGCGGCCTCATCATCCTGTTGCCCTTCATCGTCACCCTCTACGTCATCGTCTACCTCTACGGCATTCTGGCGTCTGCGGCGTTTTTCATCCCGGCCATCGACTCCGAACTGCTGATGACCCTCGGCGTGCCAGCGGAGTTCGCCACCGCCCGCACCGTCGAGTTCGCGCGAGTGTTCATCGCCCTAATTCTGTTCATCCTCATCGTCTTCTCCGTCGGGTACCTGATGCGGACGGCGTTCGGCGACTTCGTCGAACGTACCCTCGACGACGCGATGAACCAAGTGCCCGGCCTCCGCGTGGTGTACAACGCCTCGAAAATGGCGGTCGAAACCGCCGTCTCGGGCACCGAAGAACTCCAGAAACCCGTCAAACTCGAAGTGTGGGACGGCCTCCGCATGACGGCGTTCAAAACCGGACAGACCACCGACGACGGCCGCGAAGTCCTCTTCCTGCCGACGGCCCCGAACATCACCACCGGCTACGTCATCGAAGTGAAACCGGACGACTACGAGGAGACGGACGAACGGGTCGAAGAAGCCCTGACGCGCATCCTGAGCGCCGGATTCGGCGACAACAACAAAGGCGAACAGCCGATTCCCATCGGCGGCGACGAGGATTAG
- a CDS encoding branched-chain amino acid transaminase translates to MSERGRPEMFEGVDEIWLDGEFVDFEDAQVHLLTHALHYGTGVFEGVRCYETAEGPAIFRWEEHLDRFYDSAEVYDIEIPFEKDELTEATEELIRREGLQSCYIRPIAFYGYGPLGLNPGQSPVQVGLAVWPWGAYLGEEALEDGVDVAVSSWRKYASSQIPTNAKTTGTYVNSVLASLEAKSNGYTEAIVLNKEGNVAEGPGENIFLVRDGEIYTTGLAESILDGITRQTAIELAEERGYTVHDEATISRGELYTADELFFTGTAAEVTPIRSVDDNEIGAGTKGPVTDELQTAFFDLLEAGEREEWFRYV, encoded by the coding sequence ATGAGCGAGCGCGGCCGTCCCGAGATGTTCGAGGGCGTCGACGAGATTTGGCTCGACGGCGAGTTCGTCGACTTCGAGGACGCACAGGTCCACCTCCTGACCCACGCGCTGCACTACGGCACGGGCGTCTTCGAGGGCGTCCGGTGCTACGAGACGGCGGAAGGTCCGGCCATCTTCCGCTGGGAAGAACACTTAGACCGCTTCTACGACTCCGCCGAAGTCTACGACATCGAGATTCCCTTCGAGAAAGACGAACTCACCGAGGCGACGGAGGAACTCATCCGCCGCGAGGGCTTGCAGTCCTGTTACATCCGCCCAATCGCCTTCTACGGCTACGGACCGCTCGGTCTGAACCCCGGCCAGTCTCCGGTGCAGGTCGGCCTCGCCGTCTGGCCGTGGGGCGCGTATCTCGGCGAAGAGGCCTTGGAGGACGGTGTGGACGTGGCCGTCTCCTCGTGGCGAAAGTACGCCTCCAGCCAGATTCCGACCAACGCCAAGACCACCGGCACGTACGTCAACAGCGTCCTCGCGTCGCTGGAGGCGAAGAGCAACGGCTACACCGAGGCCATCGTCCTCAACAAGGAGGGCAACGTCGCCGAGGGGCCGGGCGAAAACATCTTCCTCGTCCGCGACGGCGAGATTTACACCACCGGCCTCGCCGAATCCATCCTCGATGGGATTACCCGACAGACGGCCATCGAACTCGCCGAGGAGCGCGGCTACACCGTCCACGACGAGGCGACAATCTCGCGGGGCGAACTGTACACTGCCGACGAACTGTTCTTCACGGGCACGGCCGCCGAGGTGACGCCGATTCGGAGCGTCGACGACAACGAAATCGGGGCCGGAACGAAGGGACCGGTGACCGACGAACTCCAGACGGCCTTCTTCGACTTACTGGAGGCCGGCGAGCGCGAAGAGTGGTTCCGCTACGTCTGA
- the ribB gene encoding 3,4-dihydroxy-2-butanone-4-phosphate synthase produces MSRSEAKADAVAAFARGEPVLIHDAADREGETDIVYPAASVDAGAVARMRNDAGGLVCLALSDAVADELELPFMQEVLEHPTAADHELGYDERSSFSITVNHRETFTGITDEDRALTIRELGAAAADPDSEAFAADFRSPGHVHLLRAAPDLLADREGHTEFGVALAAAADQPPAAVVCEMLDDETGAALSPAAARSYADRQGLVYVEGASLVSALR; encoded by the coding sequence ATGTCTCGGAGTGAGGCGAAGGCCGACGCCGTCGCCGCTTTCGCCCGCGGCGAACCCGTGTTGATTCACGACGCCGCCGACCGCGAGGGCGAGACGGACATCGTCTACCCCGCGGCGAGCGTCGACGCCGGGGCCGTCGCTCGGATGCGCAACGACGCGGGCGGCCTCGTCTGTCTCGCTCTCTCGGACGCCGTCGCCGACGAACTCGAACTCCCGTTCATGCAGGAGGTGCTCGAACACCCGACGGCGGCCGACCACGAACTCGGCTACGACGAGCGCTCCTCGTTCTCGATTACGGTGAACCACCGCGAGACGTTCACCGGTATCACCGACGAGGACCGCGCGCTGACCATCCGCGAACTCGGCGCGGCCGCCGCCGACCCGGACTCCGAGGCGTTCGCCGCCGACTTCCGCTCGCCCGGCCACGTCCACTTGCTCCGGGCCGCGCCGGACCTCTTGGCCGACCGCGAGGGCCACACCGAGTTCGGTGTCGCCCTCGCCGCCGCGGCCGACCAACCGCCCGCCGCCGTCGTCTGCGAGATGCTCGACGACGAAACCGGGGCCGCGCTCTCCCCGGCGGCCGCCCGGTCGTACGCCGACCGGCAGGGACTGGTGTACGTCGAGGGCGCGAGTCTCGTTTCTGCGCTCCGCTGA
- a CDS encoding DUF120 domain-containing protein, with amino-acid sequence MAESTGQAVGRDELATLKLLALDGALDEPTRVSCGELAARLDASNQTASRRLQRLDDAGLLERTMVSDGQDVRITAAGEHRLQSEYADYRRIFETDASVDLRGIVTSGMGEGRHYITLPGYMEQFIDRLGYEPYAGTLNVELTEDSVRKRARLGALEPVTIEGWEDDERTYGPAYCYPVSVESGDGEYEPAHVIAPERTHHGEEQLEVIAPEKLRDVLELADGDEVTVHVSE; translated from the coding sequence ATGGCTGAGTCAACGGGACAGGCGGTGGGTCGCGACGAACTCGCGACGCTGAAACTGCTCGCGCTCGACGGGGCGTTGGACGAACCGACCCGCGTCTCCTGCGGGGAGTTGGCAGCGCGACTGGACGCGTCGAACCAGACGGCGTCCCGACGCCTCCAGCGCCTCGACGACGCCGGACTCCTCGAACGGACGATGGTCAGCGACGGGCAGGACGTCCGCATCACCGCGGCTGGCGAACACCGACTGCAGTCCGAATACGCTGACTACCGTCGTATCTTCGAGACCGACGCCAGCGTCGACCTGCGCGGCATCGTCACCTCGGGCATGGGCGAGGGGCGACACTACATCACGCTTCCGGGCTACATGGAGCAGTTCATCGACCGACTGGGGTACGAACCCTACGCGGGAACGTTGAACGTCGAACTCACCGAGGACAGCGTCCGTAAGCGCGCGCGACTCGGCGCGCTGGAACCGGTCACCATCGAGGGCTGGGAGGACGACGAACGCACCTACGGCCCGGCGTACTGCTACCCGGTGTCCGTCGAGAGCGGCGACGGCGAGTACGAACCCGCCCACGTCATCGCGCCCGAACGGACCCACCACGGCGAGGAACAACTGGAGGTCATCGCACCGGAGAAACTCCGCGACGTGCTCGAACTGGCAGACGGCGACGAGGTGACTGTCCATGTCTCGGAGTGA
- a CDS encoding dienelactone hydrolase family protein, with product MASTDTLVSIPVDGVELEGELVIPPEARGIVVFAHGSGSSRKSPRNTFVAEVLARHGLGTLLFDLLTEAEDQTRETRFDIDLLTERLLAATEWLRERPDTETLSLGYFGASTGAAAALRAAARRDDVAAVVSRGGRVDLASEQLPAVAAATLFVVGGADTQVLALNREAYAALSGPKDLQVVAGAGHLFDGPGELEAVADLAASWFERQLG from the coding sequence ATGGCATCGACAGACACGCTCGTCTCGATACCGGTCGACGGCGTCGAACTCGAAGGCGAACTCGTGATTCCACCCGAAGCCAGGGGTATCGTCGTCTTCGCCCACGGAAGCGGGAGCAGTCGAAAGAGCCCCCGCAACACCTTCGTCGCGGAGGTGTTGGCGCGACACGGCCTCGGGACGCTCCTGTTCGACCTGCTGACCGAGGCGGAGGATCAGACCCGCGAGACCCGCTTCGACATCGACCTGCTCACCGAGCGACTGCTCGCGGCGACGGAGTGGCTTCGTGAGCGACCCGACACCGAAACCCTGTCCCTCGGCTACTTCGGCGCGAGTACCGGCGCGGCCGCGGCGCTCCGGGCCGCCGCCCGGCGCGACGACGTGGCCGCCGTCGTCTCGCGAGGTGGCCGGGTCGACCTCGCGAGCGAGCAGTTGCCCGCGGTGGCCGCCGCGACGCTGTTCGTCGTCGGCGGCGCGGACACGCAGGTGCTGGCGCTCAACCGCGAGGCGTACGCGGCGTTGTCCGGACCGAAGGACCTGCAGGTCGTCGCGGGGGCGGGCCACCTCTTCGACGGCCCCGGTGAACTGGAAGCGGTGGCCGACCTCGCGGCGTCGTGGTTCGAGCGCCAGCTGGGGTGA